The genomic DNA ACGCGACCGCTCCACAATGGCTTGGCGACGCCGGGTCGATAGAGGCGACCCCAGCGCTCGGAGACCAGCATCACACGCCCTCCCAGCGGAGCCACCTGGGCCACCTCGTCTGGGGCGCTCCCGCTGCCTCGGGGGCGTCCGGGGCAGTCGAGTCTGACCACGCCTGGGAGGTCGGCCAGGGGGAGCGTCTTCACCGAGGCCTGAACAGCATACGAGGGGCCTTCTCCCTCCTGGGCCAGGGCCGTGGCCGAGCAGCAGAGCAGGGCGGCCAGCAGGGCGAGAGGCGCCCAGGCTGCGCGTCTCACGAGGTCAGCTCGTCGAGATAGGCGGTCAGGGCCTCTGTTGCCTCCTGGCTCATTGCGGTGAACTCGAGGCCGGCGAGGCGCTGGCCGTGGGTGGTGTCCCGCCGCCAGCGGATGCGCGCACCGACCTCGAGGGGAACGCCCCAGGTGAGCGGCAGGAGCAACGTGACCGCGTCGCTGTCGGGGAGGGCGGCGTCAGACGTGATCTGGAGGCCTTCGATGCTCACGTCACAGGCAATGGCGGTGAGGCTGCTATCGCCATCGATGAGCTCGACCGGGAGTACGTCGCTGTAGCGCGGCGACCGTCTGCGGGGCGGCGCCTGGAGCGCGTCGACGTAGGCCTGCAGGCTGGCCTGCGCGTCTTCCGAGATGTGGATGAAGCCCACGCCGGCAATCGAGCCACCGCTCGGAAGGAGCCGCTGCCAGGCGGCTCGAGCGAGGCACTCCACCCCATCGGCGACCTCGAGATGGAGCGCGAAGCTGCCCTCAGGCAGCGGGCGCTCCCACTTGCCGCGCACGCCGGCGGTCGAGATGTCGTGGGGAAGCAGCGCCCCGGGAACCATGATGCCGTCTTCCTCGATGTCGACGATGATGGCGTGCACCGCCGCCGCGGAAACGCGGACGTCGAGACGCCGATCGTGAGCGCCAGAACCCTCAGAGATCATGTCGTCGCCTTTCTGTTCTCGGGGAACCAAACCCTCTGCGAGGGGCGTCGGGGAGGGGACGTCGGGCATGCTTGCCTGATCGGCAGGAGTGGGCGCGGCGTGACCCCTCGTTGTCGAGGGCTTCCACGGCAGGGAGCGCGCAGGAACGCGGCCCTGTCCTGCAACAATACTAGCAGTGCTCCGCGCGGGCCATCTCCACGGAAGAGAACCACCACGATGCTTGCCACTCTCAGACACCTGACAACCCTTGCGATGTGCGCATCGCTGCTGCTGCTGACTGCCGGCGCTGCACGGGGCGAGGTCGGTTCAGGGGGCACCGAGCGGGCATCGGCTGCGGCCGTCGACGATGGGCTCATCGTGGGCATTGCGCACATCGATCGACCGGATCAGACGCAGGTCGACGCGACCCGCAACATTCGCGTGTACACCTATCTCGTGAACACCTCGAAGACGCCTCGGGTCATCGACTGGCGCACCCGCCGGCTCCGCAGCCCCAAGCTCAGCGCGCTCATCAGCGACAGCGAGAAGTACGGGCTCTTCGTCATGGCCCCCGGCGAGATTGTGCTGATGAAGTCGTTCTTCTA from Pseudomonadota bacterium includes the following:
- a CDS encoding PilZ domain-containing protein — translated: MPDVPSPTPLAEGLVPREQKGDDMISEGSGAHDRRLDVRVSAAAVHAIIVDIEEDGIMVPGALLPHDISTAGVRGKWERPLPEGSFALHLEVADGVECLARAAWQRLLPSGGSIAGVGFIHISEDAQASLQAYVDALQAPPRRRSPRYSDVLPVELIDGDSSLTAIACDVSIEGLQITSDAALPDSDAVTLLLPLTWGVPLEVGARIRWRRDTTHGQRLAGLEFTAMSQEATEALTAYLDELTS